From the Desulfovibrio sp. JY genome, one window contains:
- the cas7c gene encoding type I-C CRISPR-associated protein Cas7/Csd2, with amino-acid sequence MSLQHKIDFAVILTVDHANPNGDPLNGNRPRTDYEGYGEISDVCLKRKIRDRLMELGQGVFVQSDDRKLDGMASLKERAESAEHGLGKDAFNPKKSSKEETARKACAKWYDVRAFGQLFAFGKQDDAAGVSIAVRGPVSLHAAFSVEPVSVASIQITKSVSSEGDGSKRGSDTMGMKHRVDRGVYVFYGSINPQLAERTGFRDEDATVLKGILPRLFENDASSARPEGSMAVNHVFWWQHNSKAGQFSSAKVHKSLTVKGDGSYELDGEATPGLTAEVLEGF; translated from the coding sequence ATGAGTCTGCAACACAAGATCGACTTCGCCGTCATTCTCACCGTTGACCATGCCAACCCCAACGGCGATCCGCTCAACGGCAACCGCCCCCGCACCGACTATGAAGGCTACGGCGAAATCAGCGACGTCTGTCTCAAACGCAAGATTCGTGACCGGCTCATGGAGCTGGGGCAGGGTGTTTTTGTGCAGTCCGACGACCGCAAGCTGGACGGCATGGCTTCGCTCAAGGAGCGGGCGGAATCCGCCGAACATGGCCTGGGCAAGGACGCTTTCAACCCGAAAAAGAGCAGCAAGGAAGAAACGGCGCGCAAGGCCTGCGCCAAGTGGTACGACGTGCGGGCTTTCGGCCAGCTTTTCGCCTTTGGCAAGCAGGATGACGCCGCCGGCGTTTCCATTGCGGTTCGCGGCCCGGTGAGCCTCCATGCCGCCTTCAGTGTGGAGCCGGTCAGCGTGGCCAGCATCCAGATCACCAAGAGCGTGAGCAGCGAGGGCGACGGCAGTAAGCGCGGCTCGGACACCATGGGCATGAAGCACCGTGTGGATAGGGGCGTGTACGTTTTTTACGGCAGCATCAACCCACAGCTTGCCGAGCGCACGGGCTTTCGTGACGAGGACGCGACGGTACTCAAGGGTATTTTGCCCCGGCTGTTCGAGAACGACGCCTCGTCCGCCCGGCCGGAAGGCAGCATGGCCGTCAACCACGTCTTCTGGTGGCAGCACAACAGCAAGGCCGGGCAGTTCTCGTCGGCCAAGGTCCACAAGAGCCTGACGGTCAAGGGCGACGGGAGTTACGAGCTGGACGGTGAGGCCACGCCGGGGCTGACGGCGGAGGTTTTGGAGGGGTTTTAA
- the cas8c gene encoding type I-C CRISPR-associated protein Cas8c/Csd1 produces the protein MSWMQKLFETYEACASNSDYTEPPQAEDGGKEAPTLMPVSHTSQQAHICVTLDSEGNFKRAELMPLKAQLIIPATEGSAGRAGAKVAPHPLIDKIHYCARDYKGKKAETFKGGFEAYFELLTKWSESEFTHPMVQAVRAFIAKGELVSKLVEEGILRVDTSGNLLTNPKEGEIDGIFKYITKDQKTKLFDQGDAIVCWKVVGKELEDRTWRNKELQKQWMLFDAQLVKNSALCMAAGEVVACAQNHPRNIRRPGDGAKLISSNDAANFTFRGRFIEADEACTVGYETSHKAHNALRWLIARQGYRNGEQAVVAWAVSGARVPNPCEDFLNMADEDLLRDDAPELSADADAGAQPKTPPPNMGLVFAERLRKALAGYRADLRDTDGIAIMALDAASPGRLAVTFYREQMLEQYLGNLEKWQEDCAWVLPVRLPEEDTGRGKKRLRTVFAVCAPTPETIARVAYGRRIDDKLRKATVERLLPCVVDAAPLPRDIVECCVRRACNRVALEKWEWPEVLGVACGVYKGYYARHLQKEEYGMALDKDRTSRDYLYGRLLAVAEYIERTALTMTEERRPTNAERLMQRFADHPYATWRQLELQLSPYIQRLQSSARVKLLARAQKVLREIFDKFLPEAFISSAKLSGEFLLGYHTQMADLYTKTEKDNTPEENNQEGE, from the coding sequence GTGAGCTGGATGCAGAAGCTTTTTGAAACCTATGAGGCCTGCGCCAGCAACTCAGACTACACGGAGCCACCGCAGGCGGAGGACGGCGGCAAGGAAGCCCCGACGCTCATGCCCGTGAGCCACACCAGCCAGCAGGCGCACATTTGCGTTACGCTTGACAGCGAGGGCAATTTCAAACGCGCCGAACTCATGCCGCTTAAGGCGCAACTCATCATTCCCGCGACGGAAGGTTCCGCTGGAAGAGCTGGCGCAAAAGTCGCCCCGCACCCTTTGATTGATAAGATCCATTATTGCGCCAGGGACTACAAGGGGAAAAAGGCGGAAACATTCAAGGGTGGGTTTGAAGCATATTTTGAGCTTTTGACGAAGTGGAGCGAGTCAGAATTTACACATCCCATGGTTCAGGCTGTTCGCGCATTCATTGCCAAGGGAGAGCTGGTTTCAAAGCTTGTTGAGGAAGGAATCCTTCGTGTCGATACGTCGGGAAATTTGCTGACAAACCCGAAGGAAGGGGAGATCGACGGAATTTTTAAATATATCACCAAGGATCAGAAGACAAAACTCTTTGATCAGGGTGATGCCATCGTATGCTGGAAAGTTGTCGGTAAGGAACTGGAAGACCGCACGTGGAGAAACAAGGAACTGCAAAAGCAGTGGATGCTTTTCGATGCGCAGCTGGTAAAGAACAGCGCACTTTGTATGGCTGCCGGCGAGGTTGTGGCGTGCGCCCAGAACCATCCCCGCAATATCCGTCGCCCCGGTGACGGAGCCAAGCTCATCTCGTCCAATGATGCCGCCAACTTCACCTTCAGGGGGCGATTTATCGAGGCGGATGAGGCCTGCACCGTGGGGTATGAAACAAGCCACAAGGCCCATAACGCTCTGCGTTGGCTCATCGCCCGCCAAGGCTACCGCAACGGGGAGCAGGCGGTTGTGGCCTGGGCCGTGAGCGGCGCGCGCGTGCCCAATCCTTGCGAAGACTTCTTAAACATGGCTGACGAGGATTTGTTGCGGGATGATGCGCCGGAGTTGTCGGCGGACGCGGACGCCGGCGCGCAGCCCAAAACGCCGCCGCCGAATATGGGGCTGGTGTTCGCCGAAAGGCTACGCAAGGCCCTGGCGGGCTACCGGGCCGACCTGCGAGACACGGACGGCATTGCGATCATGGCGCTGGATGCCGCCAGCCCCGGCCGTCTTGCCGTGACCTTCTACCGCGAACAGATGCTGGAACAGTATTTGGGCAATCTGGAAAAATGGCAGGAAGATTGCGCCTGGGTGCTGCCGGTGCGTCTGCCGGAAGAAGATACGGGGCGTGGTAAAAAGCGTTTGCGAACGGTCTTTGCCGTCTGCGCGCCGACGCCGGAAACCATCGCCCGGGTGGCCTACGGCAGGCGTATCGACGACAAGCTGCGCAAGGCCACGGTGGAGCGCCTGCTGCCCTGCGTTGTGGATGCCGCGCCTCTGCCGCGCGACATCGTGGAGTGCTGCGTGCGCCGGGCCTGCAACCGTGTCGCGCTGGAAAAATGGGAATGGCCGGAAGTGCTCGGCGTGGCCTGCGGCGTCTATAAAGGGTATTACGCCAGGCATCTTCAAAAAGAGGAATACGGTATGGCTCTTGATAAGGATCGTACATCCCGAGACTACCTGTACGGGCGACTTCTGGCTGTGGCGGAATACATAGAGCGCACGGCTCTTACGATGACGGAAGAAAGACGTCCTACGAATGCGGAGCGTCTTATGCAGCGCTTTGCCGACCATCCGTATGCCACTTGGCGGCAGCTGGAACTGCAACTTTCTCCCTATATTCAGCGGCTGCAAAGTAGCGCACGTGTCAAGTTGCTTGCGCGCGCGCAGAAAGTTCTGCGCGAAATTTTCGATAAATTTTTGCCGGAGGCGTTTATCTCCTCTGCCAAGCTCAGCGGAGAATTTCTGTTGGGCTATCACACCCAGATGGCAGATCTCTATACCAAGACAGAAAAAGACAATACACCAGAAGAAAATAATCAGGAAGGAGAATAG
- the cas5c gene encoding type I-C CRISPR-associated protein Cas5c — translation MKNDISFTVYGRYALFSDPVTRVGGEKCSYHIPTYEALKGIAKSIYWKPTFIWIIEKVRVLRPFRTQTKGIKPIRPTTGGNDLSIYTYLADVAYQVTARFVWNEHRPELERDRIDGKHYEIAKRMLARGGRQDIFLGTRDCQGYVEPCVFGEGQGAYDDLEELAFGLTFHGFDYPDETGETRFGARFWKPVMRRGIIEFPAPDDASLLRKDIRAMEAKVFTPGKNHAGYEEAELTRLVQEPETVAYPDARTLLGEDGSQGGAL, via the coding sequence GTGAAAAACGACATATCTTTTACCGTCTACGGGCGTTATGCCTTGTTTTCCGATCCGGTCACCCGTGTGGGGGGCGAGAAATGTTCCTACCACATCCCCACCTACGAGGCCCTCAAGGGCATCGCCAAGTCGATCTACTGGAAACCCACCTTCATCTGGATCATCGAAAAGGTGCGCGTGTTGCGTCCCTTCCGCACCCAGACCAAGGGCATCAAACCCATCCGGCCCACCACGGGCGGCAACGATCTTTCCATCTACACGTATCTGGCGGATGTGGCCTATCAAGTCACGGCCCGCTTTGTCTGGAACGAGCACAGGCCGGAACTGGAGCGGGACCGGATTGACGGCAAGCATTACGAAATCGCCAAGCGCATGCTGGCGCGCGGCGGTCGGCAGGATATTTTTTTGGGCACACGCGACTGTCAGGGCTATGTGGAGCCCTGCGTTTTTGGGGAAGGGCAGGGAGCCTATGACGATCTGGAGGAACTGGCCTTCGGCCTCACGTTTCATGGCTTCGACTACCCGGATGAAACCGGCGAAACGCGTTTCGGGGCGCGGTTCTGGAAGCCTGTCATGCGGCGTGGGATCATAGAATTTCCCGCCCCGGACGATGCTTCGCTTTTGCGCAAGGATATTCGCGCCATGGAAGCCAAGGTTTTCACGCCAGGCAAGAACCATGCGGGATATGAGGAAGCGGAGTTGACGCGCCTTGTCCAGGAGCCGGAAACCGTGGCCTACCCGGACGCGCGAACCCTGCTTGGGGAAGACGGGTCGCAAGGGGGCGCGCTGTGA
- the cas3 gene encoding CRISPR-associated helicase Cas3' — translation MVDARKSYIAHVSSLKGTPCARVQPLEEHLRNVAMLTEIFAGKAGIPLAGHLVGLLHDFGKYSEAFQYYILSAAGCIQPGEPHYVDPVAHKGKINHAFAGEQHLWRHLKGNIYKQAIAQMLALCVLSHHSGLKDCMTPEGENAFLDDYMTRSEEKTHHNQCERACDPPLTAELHSMISDNLVREVCGVLKKLHARLRKRLHHDASTDDQLDNENSRDFQQGLLARFLFSCLVDADRTDSAEFEEPALQKLRAAMPRRPWERLVPRLEAALAAKKPKHPIDHLRCDISDHCARRATDDQGIFTLTVPTGGGKTLSSLRFALLHAQKHDLDRVIYVIPYTSIIDQNADVARKILEEGETPGSMVLEHHSNFLPDKDTTDENAVKRWEKLAENWDAPVVFTTMVQFLESLFGSGARHARRMHNLARSVIVFDEVQTVPVRCLRMFCNAVEFLVGQCGSSAVLCTATQPRLGDLPRPLLGSLSLGPEQEIMPDVPRYFEELRRTEFFDHCQESMSAEAVAALAQEELAGNGSCLVVCNTKKMAENLYALCAAREDLSRYYLSTNLCPAHRLEKLEAMRKDLDAGKPVLCISTQLIECGVDISFRSVIRLAAGLDSILQAAGRCNRHGEGAAGRVHVVRVDGDAENLTRLQDIKDGRDIFLDVIRVTFADILQASNDDLTLPQLTAAYFKHYFHRRAAVMFYAVDGGKKNLLDLLGSNKHATGEKSCAPMLGQSFGTAAKKFQAIESAATSILVPYGEGKRIIADLCSMDILYKKKELLRQAQRYSVNIFPNIKTQLDRKEALYPIQDSGIYALKKNFYCDEMGVVTQPLANLASLQM, via the coding sequence ATGGTCGACGCTCGAAAATCTTATATTGCTCATGTATCCAGCCTGAAAGGCACTCCCTGTGCCAGGGTGCAACCGCTGGAAGAGCATCTGCGCAATGTGGCGATGTTGACGGAAATATTCGCGGGCAAGGCGGGCATACCGTTGGCTGGCCACCTTGTGGGGCTCCTACACGATTTCGGAAAGTACTCCGAAGCATTTCAGTATTACATCCTGTCAGCGGCGGGCTGCATCCAGCCTGGAGAACCGCACTATGTCGATCCGGTCGCGCACAAGGGCAAGATCAATCACGCTTTCGCAGGTGAGCAACACCTCTGGCGGCACTTGAAAGGCAATATTTATAAGCAGGCCATAGCGCAAATGTTGGCCCTGTGTGTGCTCTCACACCATTCTGGCCTCAAGGACTGCATGACGCCTGAGGGTGAAAATGCCTTTCTTGACGACTACATGACGCGAAGCGAGGAGAAAACCCATCACAATCAATGCGAGCGGGCTTGCGATCCTCCCTTGACCGCTGAACTACATTCAATGATTTCGGATAACTTGGTGCGAGAAGTCTGCGGCGTCCTTAAAAAACTGCATGCGCGGCTACGGAAACGGCTGCACCACGATGCGAGCACGGATGATCAGCTGGATAACGAGAACAGCCGCGATTTCCAGCAGGGTTTGCTGGCGCGTTTTTTGTTCAGTTGCCTCGTGGACGCGGACCGAACGGACAGCGCCGAATTTGAAGAGCCGGCGTTACAAAAGCTGCGTGCCGCTATGCCACGTCGCCCGTGGGAGAGGCTTGTGCCGCGTCTGGAGGCGGCCCTGGCAGCGAAAAAACCAAAACATCCCATTGACCACCTGCGGTGTGATATTTCCGACCACTGTGCCCGTCGGGCCACGGATGATCAGGGCATTTTTACTCTCACCGTGCCTACGGGTGGAGGCAAGACTCTGTCGAGCCTGCGGTTCGCTCTGCTGCATGCGCAAAAGCACGATCTGGATCGGGTGATCTACGTTATCCCGTATACCTCCATCATCGACCAGAACGCCGATGTGGCGCGCAAAATTTTGGAAGAGGGCGAGACGCCCGGTTCCATGGTGCTGGAGCACCACTCCAACTTCTTGCCGGACAAAGACACCACCGACGAAAACGCGGTCAAGCGGTGGGAAAAGTTGGCGGAAAACTGGGATGCCCCGGTGGTTTTCACCACGATGGTGCAATTTTTGGAAAGCCTGTTCGGTTCCGGCGCGCGCCATGCCCGCCGCATGCATAATCTTGCCCGCAGCGTCATTGTCTTTGACGAAGTCCAGACCGTGCCGGTGCGCTGTCTGCGCATGTTCTGCAACGCCGTGGAGTTTTTGGTCGGCCAGTGCGGTTCCTCCGCTGTGCTTTGCACCGCCACCCAGCCCCGCCTCGGTGACCTGCCCAGGCCGCTGCTTGGCAGCCTGTCCCTGGGGCCGGAGCAGGAAATCATGCCCGACGTGCCGCGCTATTTTGAGGAGCTTCGACGCACGGAGTTTTTCGATCACTGTCAGGAAAGTATGAGCGCCGAAGCGGTGGCCGCCCTGGCCCAGGAAGAACTGGCCGGGAACGGTTCCTGTCTTGTGGTGTGCAACACCAAGAAAATGGCTGAAAACCTCTATGCGCTCTGCGCCGCGCGAGAGGACCTGAGCCGCTATTACCTCAGCACAAACCTGTGTCCGGCGCATCGCCTGGAAAAGCTTGAAGCCATGCGCAAGGATCTGGATGCCGGAAAGCCTGTGCTGTGCATAAGCACCCAGCTTATCGAATGCGGCGTGGACATCAGTTTTCGCTCCGTCATCCGTCTGGCGGCGGGGCTGGATTCCATTTTGCAAGCGGCGGGGCGCTGCAACCGTCACGGCGAGGGGGCCGCAGGGCGGGTGCATGTGGTGCGCGTGGACGGCGATGCGGAAAATCTCACGCGGCTACAAGACATTAAGGATGGTCGGGATATCTTTTTGGATGTGATACGGGTAACGTTCGCGGATATATTGCAGGCCTCGAACGATGACCTGACCCTGCCGCAACTGACAGCAGCCTATTTCAAACATTATTTTCACCGCAGGGCCGCCGTCATGTTCTATGCTGTTGACGGAGGTAAAAAAAACCTGCTGGATTTGCTCGGCAGTAACAAGCATGCCACTGGAGAAAAAAGTTGTGCCCCCATGCTGGGCCAGTCCTTTGGCACGGCGGCAAAGAAGTTCCAGGCCATAGAATCGGCGGCGACAAGTATTTTGGTGCCGTATGGAGAAGGGAAAAGGATCATTGCCGATCTTTGTTCAATGGATATTCTGTACAAAAAAAAGGAACTGTTGCGCCAGGCACAGCGTTATTCCGTGAATATTTTTCCGAATATCAAAACACAACTTGACAGAAAGGAAGCCTTGTATCCTATTCAAGACAGTGGCATCTATGCATTGAAAAAGAATTTTTATTGCGATGAAATGGGGGTTGTTACGCAACCGCTGGCCAATCTCGCTTCTTTGCAAATGTAG
- a CDS encoding helix-turn-helix domain-containing protein, with the protein MNNKDRNSSTSDFSSDFHSESRKEFEATISRMLQAIEGKCQEDLASFLEISKDAIYKAGRAAKIPPAWFLAVGKKTNISIDWLVTGESPKYRGNAQVASAEAQTKCPIPPGEPQWMAPDAAPSMGYALVPKVMARLAAGTGSLETEGKVIGYYAFKLDFLQRKGHPKKMVLMDVAGDSMEPMLLDGDTVLIDESQREIIAGAMFAVGIEQEVFVKSLLRVPGKLVLQSRNERYAPIEVDMNGDLAGTVRIIGRVVWSCREYVR; encoded by the coding sequence ATGAATAATAAAGATAGAAATTCGTCCACTTCCGACTTTTCTTCCGACTTTCACTCCGAAAGTCGGAAGGAATTCGAAGCAACGATTTCCAGAATGTTGCAGGCCATTGAAGGCAAATGTCAGGAAGACCTCGCCTCGTTTCTCGAAATCAGCAAAGACGCCATCTATAAAGCTGGAAGGGCTGCCAAAATTCCTCCAGCCTGGTTTCTCGCCGTAGGAAAAAAGACTAATATTTCAATTGATTGGCTTGTCACTGGAGAGTCCCCCAAGTATCGCGGGAACGCCCAAGTAGCGTCTGCGGAAGCACAGACAAAGTGCCCAATTCCGCCTGGCGAGCCGCAGTGGATGGCCCCGGATGCCGCGCCGAGCATGGGGTATGCCCTTGTTCCCAAGGTGATGGCGCGATTGGCGGCCGGGACGGGAAGTCTGGAAACGGAAGGAAAAGTAATCGGGTACTACGCGTTCAAGTTGGATTTCTTGCAGCGGAAGGGGCACCCAAAGAAAATGGTGCTTATGGATGTCGCCGGCGACAGCATGGAGCCGATGCTTTTGGACGGTGACACGGTTTTAATAGATGAAAGTCAACGAGAGATAATAGCCGGTGCGATGTTTGCGGTGGGCATAGAGCAGGAAGTTTTTGTGAAGTCCCTGCTTCGTGTGCCTGGGAAGCTTGTTTTGCAAAGCCGTAACGAACGCTATGCGCCCATAGAAGTGGATATGAACGGCGACTTGGCCGGCACGGTGCGCATTATCGGGCGCGTTGTCTGGAGCTGCCGCGAGTACGTGCGCTAG
- a CDS encoding helix-turn-helix transcriptional regulator, with protein MKREGRKVRAWMVERDISVSDVARRAGIARSIVSETVHGRRNNRKALRALLAVGCPGRLLALPEDMRGKEAA; from the coding sequence ATGAAGCGTGAAGGCAGGAAAGTCCGGGCCTGGATGGTGGAAAGAGACATTTCGGTATCCGACGTCGCCCGTCGGGCCGGCATCGCCCGCTCCATCGTCTCGGAAACCGTCCACGGCAGGCGCAACAACAGAAAGGCGCTTCGGGCGCTGCTTGCTGTGGGTTGCCCGGGGCGGCTGTTGGCGTTGCCGGAAGACATGAGAGGAAAGGAAGCGGCCTAA
- a CDS encoding Mu transposase C-terminal domain-containing protein — MQDTVTVKEIAQALGKSERAIQLRAGKESWPFEQSTCRGGKRRLYPVRSLPENVRQALAAAMLAGSPGPDTPPAVSSLSVPATPAQARVPSPLSRLTRHQRETALARLAFVREIEHAMPLVGKEKAIRNLLAAATDKTLPTRLAALIQVANDRMTVGRGLSRRRLYDWCSKFAEGGEAALAPRRQGQDMGVPDWAPAFLAIWQRPQKPTVADAYKRFAEAWEGTPPSIFAVRRFLAKMADPDREAGRDTGNALLKRRPHKRRSTTELWPADVYTADGTTFDAEIQHPIHGQPFKAEVTFVLDVATRRCVGMSIGEAESAGTVLDALRMACLFGGIPALFYTDNGPGYVNNIMLTPGSGMLDRLGIEAVRAIPGRPQGKGLMERAVKTLCEPLSKRLPSCSHADMDGDAAHKIFKITRADLKKHAASRLLPTWEAFKAALLARVEEYNATPHRGLPRIEDQTTGRRRHLSPNEAWQRFVERGFEPFRVPEAVRDELFMPGIPRKVRNGEVRLFNNTYFSEVLADFHGDFVDVRYDIWDASKVYCWTTRGEMICTARLDGNSIDYFPKNQVEAARERRAKGQVARLAGKIARIAPGATVKLAEAPQDITLVADAVTPPAPELPNLPDLPAPEPQAVVPAASGKRPLFLSEQERYTWLMRHRDGWTEGDQAWMDAYVRSPAYADLHDFYRYEGIAWDGGNVLPRAQTK, encoded by the coding sequence ATGCAAGATACGGTCACGGTAAAAGAGATTGCGCAGGCGCTTGGTAAATCCGAGCGCGCGATCCAGCTGAGAGCGGGCAAGGAATCCTGGCCCTTTGAACAATCCACCTGCCGTGGCGGCAAGCGCCGCCTCTACCCTGTGCGTTCCCTCCCCGAGAACGTGCGCCAAGCTCTTGCCGCCGCCATGCTGGCCGGCAGTCCCGGACCGGACACCCCGCCCGCCGTTTCCTCCCTCTCTGTACCCGCGACGCCGGCTCAGGCCCGCGTGCCGTCTCCCCTCTCCAGGCTGACCAGGCACCAACGCGAGACCGCCCTGGCCCGGCTGGCCTTTGTGCGCGAGATCGAACACGCCATGCCGCTCGTCGGCAAGGAGAAGGCCATTCGCAACCTGCTCGCTGCGGCCACGGACAAGACCCTGCCCACCCGGCTGGCGGCATTGATCCAGGTGGCCAACGACCGCATGACCGTCGGGCGCGGCCTGTCCCGACGCCGGCTTTACGACTGGTGCTCGAAGTTCGCCGAAGGCGGCGAAGCGGCGCTGGCTCCTCGCCGTCAGGGCCAGGACATGGGCGTGCCCGATTGGGCTCCGGCCTTCCTGGCCATCTGGCAGCGGCCGCAAAAGCCCACCGTGGCCGATGCCTACAAGCGGTTCGCGGAGGCCTGGGAAGGCACGCCGCCCTCCATTTTCGCCGTGCGGCGGTTTTTGGCCAAGATGGCCGATCCCGACCGCGAGGCCGGCCGCGACACGGGCAACGCGCTGCTCAAGCGCCGCCCCCACAAACGCCGCAGCACCACCGAACTGTGGCCCGCCGACGTCTACACCGCCGACGGCACCACCTTTGACGCCGAAATCCAGCACCCGATCCACGGCCAACCTTTCAAGGCCGAGGTGACCTTCGTGCTCGACGTGGCCACGCGCCGCTGCGTGGGCATGTCCATCGGCGAGGCCGAAAGCGCCGGCACGGTGCTGGACGCCCTGCGCATGGCCTGCCTGTTCGGCGGCATCCCGGCGCTTTTCTACACCGACAACGGCCCGGGCTACGTCAATAACATCATGCTCACCCCGGGCTCGGGCATGCTCGACCGGCTAGGCATCGAGGCGGTCCGCGCCATCCCCGGCCGACCCCAGGGCAAGGGGCTCATGGAGCGCGCGGTCAAGACGCTGTGCGAGCCCCTGTCCAAGCGCCTGCCGTCCTGTTCCCATGCCGACATGGACGGCGACGCCGCCCACAAAATTTTCAAGATCACCCGGGCGGACCTGAAAAAGCACGCCGCCTCACGGCTGCTCCCCACCTGGGAGGCGTTCAAGGCGGCGCTTCTCGCCCGTGTGGAAGAATACAACGCCACGCCGCATCGCGGCCTGCCCCGGATCGAGGACCAGACCACCGGCCGGCGGCGGCACCTTTCGCCCAATGAAGCCTGGCAACGCTTCGTCGAACGTGGCTTCGAGCCTTTTCGGGTTCCCGAGGCCGTCCGCGACGAGCTTTTCATGCCCGGCATCCCCCGCAAGGTGCGAAACGGCGAGGTGCGGCTTTTCAACAACACCTATTTTTCCGAAGTGTTGGCCGACTTTCACGGCGATTTCGTGGACGTGCGCTACGACATTTGGGACGCGTCCAAGGTCTATTGCTGGACCACCCGGGGCGAGATGATTTGCACGGCCCGGCTCGACGGCAACAGCATCGACTATTTCCCGAAAAACCAGGTGGAAGCCGCCCGCGAGCGGCGCGCCAAGGGGCAGGTGGCCAGGCTCGCCGGCAAGATCGCCCGGATCGCGCCCGGGGCCACGGTGAAACTCGCCGAAGCGCCGCAAGACATCACGCTTGTGGCCGACGCGGTCACGCCGCCCGCGCCCGAGCTGCCCAATCTGCCCGACCTGCCGGCTCCCGAGCCCCAGGCTGTCGTCCCGGCGGCCTCCGGGAAGCGGCCCCTCTTTTTGTCCGAACAGGAGCGCTACACCTGGCTCATGCGCCACCGCGACGGGTGGACCGAAGGCGATCAGGCCTGGATGGACGCCTATGTCCGGTCGCCGGCCTACGCCGACCTCCACGATTTCTACCGCTACGAAGGCATCGCCTGGGACGGCGGCAACGTCCTGCCCAGGGCGCAAACCAAATAG
- a CDS encoding ATP-binding protein: MRKQFVKTENYSRFTAGIAAVEQRGAAEAGMMLVHGAPGLGKSHIVGHWAAETGAVFLRANVDWTPKYFLVELAKAIKVDPSGTAQQLFGRLLERVVETQLPIVIDEAEFTLHNKAVVLEKIRDLSDRAEVTVVLIGMDRIQQQIGKCKQIHGRIAQVLEFQPASLADVAHACEQLSEVRMAPALMAEVHRISGGRMREALNVIAAVERLARLNGLDTVDVADLEGAPLAFDWQSRTPKMVRIGVAGPNRATRAAGGR, encoded by the coding sequence ATGCGCAAGCAGTTTGTCAAAACGGAGAACTATTCGCGCTTCACGGCCGGCATCGCCGCCGTGGAGCAGCGCGGCGCGGCCGAGGCCGGCATGATGCTGGTGCACGGCGCGCCGGGACTCGGCAAGTCCCATATCGTCGGGCATTGGGCGGCCGAGACCGGGGCCGTGTTCTTGCGGGCCAATGTGGATTGGACGCCCAAGTATTTCCTGGTGGAGCTGGCCAAGGCCATCAAGGTGGACCCTTCGGGCACGGCGCAGCAGCTTTTCGGCCGCCTGCTGGAGCGGGTGGTGGAGACGCAGCTGCCCATCGTCATCGACGAAGCCGAGTTCACGCTCCACAACAAGGCCGTGGTCCTGGAGAAAATCCGGGACCTATCCGACCGGGCCGAGGTGACGGTGGTGCTGATCGGCATGGACCGCATCCAGCAGCAAATCGGCAAATGCAAGCAGATTCACGGTCGCATCGCCCAGGTGTTGGAGTTTCAGCCCGCGAGCCTCGCCGACGTGGCCCATGCCTGCGAGCAGCTTTCCGAGGTGCGCATGGCCCCGGCGCTCATGGCCGAGGTGCACCGCATTTCCGGCGGTCGCATGCGCGAGGCCTTAAACGTCATCGCGGCCGTCGAACGCCTGGCCAGACTCAACGGCCTGGACACGGTGGACGTGGCCGACCTGGAAGGCGCGCCACTGGCTTTCGACTGGCAAAGCCGCACGCCCAAGATGGTCCGCATCGGCGTCGCCGGTCCGAACCGCGCCACCCGCGCCGCCGGAGGCCGTTAG
- a CDS encoding winged helix-turn-helix domain-containing protein: MGWSGLAILNALAEGPKLTRQIAASLGKTRDAARLCLESLCRKGLILSAEGAHQITDKGRQFLAEGREITSGPCGNAAPSRRALSLRQKAWRAMSIRDGFSLDDLLTMLCDGSEKEPERNLTRYLAALETAGYLLPLARRGEGGVQRWRLRRDRISGPEAPAFNTQTRRLTDCNTGQVFELGRSSRRAAHVR, encoded by the coding sequence ATGGGCTGGTCAGGGCTGGCGATCCTTAACGCTTTGGCGGAAGGGCCGAAGCTGACGCGGCAGATCGCTGCCAGCCTCGGGAAAACCCGCGATGCCGCGCGGCTGTGCCTGGAAAGCCTATGTCGCAAGGGGCTTATCCTCTCCGCCGAAGGCGCGCACCAGATCACGGACAAGGGGCGGCAATTCCTGGCCGAGGGGCGCGAGATTACTTCCGGTCCCTGCGGCAATGCGGCCCCGAGCCGACGCGCGTTATCCCTGCGCCAAAAGGCCTGGCGCGCCATGAGCATACGCGACGGCTTTAGCCTCGACGACCTGCTCACCATGCTGTGCGACGGCAGCGAGAAGGAACCGGAGCGCAACCTGACGCGCTACCTCGCCGCGCTGGAGACGGCCGGCTATCTGCTGCCGCTTGCCCGTCGCGGCGAAGGCGGCGTCCAGCGCTGGCGGCTGCGCCGCGACCGCATCAGCGGCCCCGAAGCCCCGGCCTTCAACACCCAAACCCGACGCTTGACGGATTGCAACACCGGCCAGGTCTTCGAGCTTGGCCGCTCATCCCGGAGGGCCGCCCATGTCCGCTGA